A stretch of the Orcinus orca chromosome 1, mOrcOrc1.1, whole genome shotgun sequence genome encodes the following:
- the SEMA6C gene encoding semaphorin-6C isoform X5, translating into MPPSPTWPSLQRAACIQPQPRISRPVMLWFTEALGLSPHSAPPKPHFVHALEHGDHVYFFFREVSVEDARLGRVQFSRVARVCKRDMGGSPRALDRHWTSFLKLRLNCSVPGDSTFYFDVLQALTGPVNLYGRSALFGVFTTQTNSIPGSAVCAFYLDDIERGFEGKFKEQRSLDGAWTPVSEDRVPSPRPGSCAGVGVAALFPSSRDLPDDVLTFIKAHPLLDPAVPPATHQPLLTFTSRALLTQVAVDGMAGPYSNTTVLFLGSNDGTVLKVLPPWGQSGGPEPILLEEIDAYSPSRCSGKRAAQTARRVTGLELDTEGHRLFVAFSGCIIYLPLSRCARHGACRRSCLASQDPYCGWDSSRGCVDIRGPGGIDVHPAGNQESMEHDDCQDGATGSQSGTGDSAYVLLSPGPSPETPSPPSDAHPRPQSSTLGAHTQGVRRDLPPASVSRAVPIPLLLACVAAAFALGASVSGLLVSCACRRAHRRRSKDIETAGLPRPLSLRSLARLHGAGPEPQPTSKDGGGAQTPQLYTTFLPPPEGVPPPELACLPTPESTPELPVKHLRHAGGPWEWNQNGNNAKEGRGRARGGNTAGGPAPRVLVRPPPPGCPGQAVEVTTLEELLRYLHGPQPPRKEVEPPAAAPFTSRALPPEPAPALFAGPCLLPRDCATPRRLDVPPEGKRPAPATRPALSAPAPRLGVGGSRRLPFSTHRAPPALLTRVPSGGPSRYSGGAGRHLLYLGRPEGHRGRALKRVDVEKPQVPLKPPLVGPSSQSAVPSGNHFNF; encoded by the exons AGCCACACTTTGTCCACGCTTTGGAGCATGGAGACCATGTCTACTTCTTCTTCCGAGAAGTCTCTGTGGAGGATGCCCGGCTGGGGAGG GTACAGTTCTCCCGTGTGGCCCGTGTGTGTAAGCGTGACATGGGCGGCTCACCTCGGGCCTTGGACCGCCACTGGACATCTTTCCTGAAGCTGCGGCTCAACTGCTCTGTCCCTGGGGACTCTACCTTCTATTTTGACGTCTTACAGGCCTTGACAGGGCCTGTGAACTTGTATGGCCGCTCTGCTCTCTTTGGGGTCTTCACCACCCAGACCAATAG CATCCCCGGCTCTGCGGTCTGTGCCTTCTACCTGGATGATATTGAGCGTGGGTTTGAGGGAAAGTTCAAGGAGCAGAGGAGTCTGGATGGGGCCTGGACCCCTGTGTCTGAGGACAGGGTCCCCTCCCCCAG GCCAGGATCCTGTGCAGGAGTAGGTGTAGCTGCATTGTTCCCCTCTTCTCGAGACCTCCCTGATGATGTCCTGACCTTCATCAAGGCTCACCCACTCCTGGACCCTGCCGTGCCACCTGCCACCCATCAACCTCTGCTTACCTTCACCAGCAG GGCCCTACTGACCCAGGTAGCTGTGGATGGCATGGCTGGTCCTTACAGTAATACCACAGTCCTGTTCCTTGGCTCCAACGATGGGACAGTGCTGAAGGTGCTGCCCCCATGGGGGCAATCTGGGGGCCCTGAGCCCATTCTGTTGGAAGAGATCGATGCCTACAGCCCCTCCCG GTGCAGTGGGAAGCGGGCAGCCCAAACAGCACGGCGGGTCACAGGGCTGGAGCTGGACACTGAAGGTCACAGGCTCTTTGTGGCTTTTTCTGGCTGTATCATCTACCTCCCTCTCAGTCGATGTGCCCGGCATGGGGCCTGTCGGAG GAGCTGTCTGGCTTCTCAGGACCCATACTGTGGATGGGACAGCTCCAGAGGCTGTGTGGATATCAGGGGACCTGGTGG GATTGATGTGCATCCAGCCGGGAACCAGGAATCCATGGAGCACGATGACTGCCAAG ATGGAGCTACTGGGAGTCAGTCTGGCACAGGGGATTCTGCTTATG TGCTTCTGAGTCCTGGCCCTTCCCCTGAGACCCCAAGCCCCCCCAGTGATGCCCACCCCCGGCCCCAGTCTTCCACTCTTGGAGCTCACACTCAGG GCGTGCGACGGGACCTCCCGCCAGCCTCAGTCTCCCGCGCCGTCCCCATCCCACTCCTCCTGGCCTGTGTGGCCGCAGCCTTCGCCCTGGGCGCCTCGGTCTCTGGCCTCCTGGTCTCCTGCGCTTGTCGCCGCGCCCACAGACGTCGGAGCAAGGATATCGAGACTGCGGGGCTCCCGCGCCCTCTCTCCCTTCGCAGCTTGGCCCGTCTGCACGGGGCGGGCCCAGAGCCGCAGCCAACGTCCAAGGACGGAGGGGGCGCACAGACACCCCAGCTCTACACCACCTTCCTGCCTCCTCCCGAGGGCGTACCCCCGCCGGAGCTGGCTTGCCTGCCCACCCCGGAGTCCACGCCGGAGCTGCCGGTCAAGCACCTCCGCCACGCCGGGGGTCCCTGGGAGTGGAACCAGAACGGGAACAACGCCAAGGAGGGCCGGGGCCGCGCCCGGGGCGGGAACACGGCGGGCGGCCCCGCGCCGCGCGTGCTGGTGAGGCCGCCGCCGCCCGGCTGTCCCGGGCAGGCCGTGGAAGTCACCACCCTGGAGGAACTGCTGCGCTACCTGCACGGCCCGCAGCCGCCCAGGAAGGAGGTCGAGCCCCCGGCCGCCGCCCCTTTCACCTCGCGGGCGCTGCCGCCCGAGCCCGCCCCCGCCCTCTTTGCCGGCCCCTGCCTGCTCCCCCGGGACTGTGCCACGCCTCGGAGGCTGGACGTGCCCCCGGAGGGCAAGCGCCCGGCCCCCGCCACCCGGCCTGCTCTCTCCGCCCCAGCTCCCCGGCTCGGGGTGGGCGGCAGCCGGAGGTTGCCCTTCTCCACGCACCGTGCACCCCCCGCGCTGCTCACCCGAGTCCCCTCGGGAGGCCCCTCCAGGTACTCCGGGGGTGCCGGGAGACACCTCCTGTACCTGGGCCGGCCTGAGGGGCACCGGGGCCGCGCCCTGAAGAGGGTGGACGTCGAGAAGCCCCAGGTGCCCCTGAAGCCTCCCCTCGTCGGGCCTTCCTCGCAGTCGGCCGTCCCTAGTGGCAaccattttaacttttaa